One Theropithecus gelada isolate Dixy chromosome 20, Tgel_1.0, whole genome shotgun sequence DNA segment encodes these proteins:
- the RHOT2 gene encoding mitochondrial Rho GTPase 2 isoform X3, translating into MRRDVRILLLGEAQVGKTSLILSLVGEEFPEEVPPRAEEITIPADVTPEKVPTHIVDYSEAEQTDEELREEIHKANVVCVVYDVSEEATIEKIRTKWIPLVNGGTTRGPRVPIILVGNKSDLRSGSSMEAVLPIMSQFPEIETCVECSAKNLRNISELFYYAQKAVLHPTAPLYDPEAKQLRPACAQALTRIFRLSDQDLDQALSDEELNAFQVQKSCFGHPLAPQALEDVKTVVCRNVAGGVWEDRLTLDGFLFLNTLFIQRGRHETTWTILRSFGYSDTLELTADYLFPPLHVPPGCSTELNHLGYQFVQRVFEKHDQDRDGALSPMELQSLFSVFPAAPWGPELLRTVRTEAGRLPLHGYLCQWTLVTYLDVRSCLGHLGYLGYPTLCDQDSQTRAITVTREKRLDQEKGQTLRSVLLCKVVGARGVGKSAFLQAFLGHGLGHQDTREQPPGYTIDTVQVNGQEKYLILCEVGTDDLATSLDAACDVACLMFDGSDPKSFAHCASVYKHHYMDGQTPCLFVSSKADLPEGGVPLGPSPAEFCRKHRLPAPVPFSCAGPAEPSTAIFTQLATMATFPHLVHAELHPSSFWLRGLLGVLGAAMAAVLSFSLYRVLVKSQ; encoded by the exons ATGAGGCGGGACGTGCGCATCCTGTTACTGGGCGAGG CCCAGGTGGGGAAGACGTCGCTGATCCTGTCCCTGGTGGGCGAGGAGTTCCCCGAGGAG GTCCCTCCCCGCGCGGAGGAGATCACGATCCCCGCGGACGTCACCCCGGAGAAGGTGCCCACTCACATCGTGGACTACTCAG AAGCCGAGCAGACGGACGAGGAGCTGCGGGAGGAGATCCACAAG GCAAACGTGGTGTGCGTGGTGTACGACGTCTCTGAGGAGGCCACCATTGAGAAG ATTCGAACTAAGTGGATCCCACTGGTGAATGGGGGGACCACGCGGGGGCCCAG GGTGCCCATCATCCTAGTGGGCAACAAGTCAGACCTGCGGTCGGGGAGCTCCATGGAGGCCGTGCTCCCCATCATGAGCCAGTTTCCTGAGATTGAGACCTGCGTGGAG TGTTCAGCCAAGAACCTGAGGAACATCTCAGAGCTGTTCTACTATGCCCAGAAGGCTGTCCTGCACCCCACAGCCCCCCTCTATGACCCTGAGGCCAAGCAG TTGAGGCCCGCGTGCGCCCAGGCGCTGACACGCATCTTCAGGCTCTCAGATCAGGACCTGGACCAGGCGCTCAGTGACGAGGAGCTCAACGCCTTCCAGGT GCAGAAATCCTGCTTCGGGCACCCCCTGGCCCCGCAGGCCCTGGAGGACGTGAAGACGGTGGTGTGCAGGAACGTGGCGGGCGGCGTGTGGGAGGACCGGCTGACCCTGGATG GTTTCCTCTTCCTGAACACGCTCTTCATCCAGCGTGGCCGGCACGAGACCACATGGACCATCCTGCGGAGCTTCGGCTACAGCGACACACTGGAGCTGACGGCCGACTATCTCTTCCCTCC GCTCCACGTGCCCCCCGGCTGCAGCACTGAGCTCAACCACCTTGGCTACCAGTTTGTGCAGAGGGTGTTTGAGAAGCACGACCAG GACCGCGACGGCGCCCTCTCGCCCATGGAGCTGCAGAGCCTCTTCAGTGTGTTCCCAGCAGCCCCCTGGGGCCCCGAGCTCCTGCGCACAGTCCGCACGGAGGCCGGCCGGCTGCCCCTGCACGGATACCTCTGCCAGTGGAC CCTGGTAACCTACCTGGACGTCCGGAGCTGCCTCGGACACCTGGGCTACCTGGGCTACCCCACCCTCTGTGATCAGGACTCGCAGACTCGCGCCATCACAG TCACCCGTGAGAAGAGGCTGGACCAGGAGAAGGGACAGACGCTGCGGAGCGTTCTCCTATGCAAGGTGGTCGGGGCCCGTGGAGTGGGCAAATCTGCCTTCCTGCAGGCCTTCCTCGGCCACGGCCTGGGG CACCAGGACACGAGGGAGCAGCCTCCCGGGTACACCATCGACACGGTGCAGGTCAACGGACAGGAGAAGTACTTGATC ctgtgtgaggtgggCACAGATGATCTGGCCACGTCGCTGGACGCCGCCTGTGATGTTGCCTGCTTGATGTTTGATGGCAGTGACCCAAAGTCCTTTGCACATTGTGCCAGCGTCTACAAG CACCATTACATGGACGGGCAGACCCCCTGCCTCTTCGTCTCCTCCAAGGCTGACCTGCCCGAAGGTGGTGTGCCGCTTGGCCCATCGCCAGCCGAGTTTTGCCGCAAGCACCGGCTACCAGCTCCTGTGCCGTTCTCCTGTGCTGGCCCAGCCGAGCCCAGCACTGCCATCTTCACCCAGCTTGCCACCATGGCCACCTTCCC ACATTTGGTCCACGCAGAGCTGCATCCCTCTTCGTTCTGGCTCCGGGGCCTGCTGGGGGTTCTCGGGGCCGCCATGGCCGCAGTCCTCAGCTTCTCGCTCTACAGGGTCCTGGTGAAGAGCCAGTGA
- the RHOT2 gene encoding mitochondrial Rho GTPase 2 isoform X5 → MRRDVRILLLGEAQVGKTSLILSLVGEEFPEEVPPRAEEITIPADVTPEKVPTHIVDYSEAEQTDEELREEIHKIRTKWIPLVNGGTTRGPRVPIILVGNKSDLRSGSSMEAVLPIMSQFPEIETCVECSAKNLRNISELFYYAQKAVLHPTAPLYDPEAKQLRPACAQALTRIFRLSDQDLDQALSDEELNAFQVQKSCFGHPLAPQALEDVKTVVCRNVAGGVWEDRLTLDGFLFLNTLFIQRGRHETTWTILRSFGYSDTLELTADYLFPPLHVPPGCSTELNHLGYQFVQRVFEKHDQDRDGALSPMELQSLFSVFPAAPWGPELLRTVRTEAGRLPLHGYLCQWTLVTYLDVRSCLGHLGYLGYPTLCDQDSQTRAITVTREKRLDQEKGQTLRSVLLCKVVGARGVGKSAFLQAFLGHGLGHQDTREQPPGYTIDTVQVNGQEKYLILCEVGTDDLATSLDAACDVACLMFDGSDPKSFAHCASVYKHHYMDGQTPCLFVSSKADLPEGGVPLGPSPAEFCRKHRLPAPVPFSCAGPAEPSTAIFTQLATMATFPHLVHAELHPSSFWLRGLLGVLGAAMAAVLSFSLYRVLVKSQ, encoded by the exons ATGAGGCGGGACGTGCGCATCCTGTTACTGGGCGAGG CCCAGGTGGGGAAGACGTCGCTGATCCTGTCCCTGGTGGGCGAGGAGTTCCCCGAGGAG GTCCCTCCCCGCGCGGAGGAGATCACGATCCCCGCGGACGTCACCCCGGAGAAGGTGCCCACTCACATCGTGGACTACTCAG AAGCCGAGCAGACGGACGAGGAGCTGCGGGAGGAGATCCACAAG ATTCGAACTAAGTGGATCCCACTGGTGAATGGGGGGACCACGCGGGGGCCCAG GGTGCCCATCATCCTAGTGGGCAACAAGTCAGACCTGCGGTCGGGGAGCTCCATGGAGGCCGTGCTCCCCATCATGAGCCAGTTTCCTGAGATTGAGACCTGCGTGGAG TGTTCAGCCAAGAACCTGAGGAACATCTCAGAGCTGTTCTACTATGCCCAGAAGGCTGTCCTGCACCCCACAGCCCCCCTCTATGACCCTGAGGCCAAGCAG TTGAGGCCCGCGTGCGCCCAGGCGCTGACACGCATCTTCAGGCTCTCAGATCAGGACCTGGACCAGGCGCTCAGTGACGAGGAGCTCAACGCCTTCCAGGT GCAGAAATCCTGCTTCGGGCACCCCCTGGCCCCGCAGGCCCTGGAGGACGTGAAGACGGTGGTGTGCAGGAACGTGGCGGGCGGCGTGTGGGAGGACCGGCTGACCCTGGATG GTTTCCTCTTCCTGAACACGCTCTTCATCCAGCGTGGCCGGCACGAGACCACATGGACCATCCTGCGGAGCTTCGGCTACAGCGACACACTGGAGCTGACGGCCGACTATCTCTTCCCTCC GCTCCACGTGCCCCCCGGCTGCAGCACTGAGCTCAACCACCTTGGCTACCAGTTTGTGCAGAGGGTGTTTGAGAAGCACGACCAG GACCGCGACGGCGCCCTCTCGCCCATGGAGCTGCAGAGCCTCTTCAGTGTGTTCCCAGCAGCCCCCTGGGGCCCCGAGCTCCTGCGCACAGTCCGCACGGAGGCCGGCCGGCTGCCCCTGCACGGATACCTCTGCCAGTGGAC CCTGGTAACCTACCTGGACGTCCGGAGCTGCCTCGGACACCTGGGCTACCTGGGCTACCCCACCCTCTGTGATCAGGACTCGCAGACTCGCGCCATCACAG TCACCCGTGAGAAGAGGCTGGACCAGGAGAAGGGACAGACGCTGCGGAGCGTTCTCCTATGCAAGGTGGTCGGGGCCCGTGGAGTGGGCAAATCTGCCTTCCTGCAGGCCTTCCTCGGCCACGGCCTGGGG CACCAGGACACGAGGGAGCAGCCTCCCGGGTACACCATCGACACGGTGCAGGTCAACGGACAGGAGAAGTACTTGATC ctgtgtgaggtgggCACAGATGATCTGGCCACGTCGCTGGACGCCGCCTGTGATGTTGCCTGCTTGATGTTTGATGGCAGTGACCCAAAGTCCTTTGCACATTGTGCCAGCGTCTACAAG CACCATTACATGGACGGGCAGACCCCCTGCCTCTTCGTCTCCTCCAAGGCTGACCTGCCCGAAGGTGGTGTGCCGCTTGGCCCATCGCCAGCCGAGTTTTGCCGCAAGCACCGGCTACCAGCTCCTGTGCCGTTCTCCTGTGCTGGCCCAGCCGAGCCCAGCACTGCCATCTTCACCCAGCTTGCCACCATGGCCACCTTCCC ACATTTGGTCCACGCAGAGCTGCATCCCTCTTCGTTCTGGCTCCGGGGCCTGCTGGGGGTTCTCGGGGCCGCCATGGCCGCAGTCCTCAGCTTCTCGCTCTACAGGGTCCTGGTGAAGAGCCAGTGA
- the RHOT2 gene encoding mitochondrial Rho GTPase 2 isoform X9, with amino-acid sequence MGGPRGGPVGNKSDLRSGSSMEAVLPIMSQFPEIETCVECSAKNLRNISELFYYAQKAVLHPTAPLYDPEAKQLRPACAQALTRIFRLSDQDLDQALSDEELNAFQKSCFGHPLAPQALEDVKTVVCRNVAGGVWEDRLTLDGFLFLNTLFIQRGRHETTWTILRSFGYSDTLELTADYLFPPLHVPPGCSTELNHLGYQFVQRVFEKHDQDRDGALSPMELQSLFSVFPAAPWGPELLRTVRTEAGRLPLHGYLCQWTLVTYLDVRSCLGHLGYLGYPTLCDQDSQTRAITVTREKRLDQEKGQTLRSVLLCKVVGARGVGKSAFLQAFLGHGLGHQDTREQPPGYTIDTVQVNGQEKYLILCEVGTDDLATSLDAACDVACLMFDGSDPKSFAHCASVYKHHYMDGQTPCLFVSSKADLPEGGVPLGPSPAEFCRKHRLPAPVPFSCAGPAEPSTAIFTQLATMATFPHLVHAELHPSSFWLRGLLGVLGAAMAAVLSFSLYRVLVKSQ; translated from the exons ATGGGGGGACCACGCGGGGGCCCAG TGGGCAACAAGTCAGACCTGCGGTCGGGGAGCTCCATGGAGGCCGTGCTCCCCATCATGAGCCAGTTTCCTGAGATTGAGACCTGCGTGGAG TGTTCAGCCAAGAACCTGAGGAACATCTCAGAGCTGTTCTACTATGCCCAGAAGGCTGTCCTGCACCCCACAGCCCCCCTCTATGACCCTGAGGCCAAGCAG TTGAGGCCCGCGTGCGCCCAGGCGCTGACACGCATCTTCAGGCTCTCAGATCAGGACCTGGACCAGGCGCTCAGTGACGAGGAGCTCAACGCCTTCCAG AAATCCTGCTTCGGGCACCCCCTGGCCCCGCAGGCCCTGGAGGACGTGAAGACGGTGGTGTGCAGGAACGTGGCGGGCGGCGTGTGGGAGGACCGGCTGACCCTGGATG GTTTCCTCTTCCTGAACACGCTCTTCATCCAGCGTGGCCGGCACGAGACCACATGGACCATCCTGCGGAGCTTCGGCTACAGCGACACACTGGAGCTGACGGCCGACTATCTCTTCCCTCC GCTCCACGTGCCCCCCGGCTGCAGCACTGAGCTCAACCACCTTGGCTACCAGTTTGTGCAGAGGGTGTTTGAGAAGCACGACCAG GACCGCGACGGCGCCCTCTCGCCCATGGAGCTGCAGAGCCTCTTCAGTGTGTTCCCAGCAGCCCCCTGGGGCCCCGAGCTCCTGCGCACAGTCCGCACGGAGGCCGGCCGGCTGCCCCTGCACGGATACCTCTGCCAGTGGAC CCTGGTAACCTACCTGGACGTCCGGAGCTGCCTCGGACACCTGGGCTACCTGGGCTACCCCACCCTCTGTGATCAGGACTCGCAGACTCGCGCCATCACAG TCACCCGTGAGAAGAGGCTGGACCAGGAGAAGGGACAGACGCTGCGGAGCGTTCTCCTATGCAAGGTGGTCGGGGCCCGTGGAGTGGGCAAATCTGCCTTCCTGCAGGCCTTCCTCGGCCACGGCCTGGGG CACCAGGACACGAGGGAGCAGCCTCCCGGGTACACCATCGACACGGTGCAGGTCAACGGACAGGAGAAGTACTTGATC ctgtgtgaggtgggCACAGATGATCTGGCCACGTCGCTGGACGCCGCCTGTGATGTTGCCTGCTTGATGTTTGATGGCAGTGACCCAAAGTCCTTTGCACATTGTGCCAGCGTCTACAAG CACCATTACATGGACGGGCAGACCCCCTGCCTCTTCGTCTCCTCCAAGGCTGACCTGCCCGAAGGTGGTGTGCCGCTTGGCCCATCGCCAGCCGAGTTTTGCCGCAAGCACCGGCTACCAGCTCCTGTGCCGTTCTCCTGTGCTGGCCCAGCCGAGCCCAGCACTGCCATCTTCACCCAGCTTGCCACCATGGCCACCTTCCC ACATTTGGTCCACGCAGAGCTGCATCCCTCTTCGTTCTGGCTCCGGGGCCTGCTGGGGGTTCTCGGGGCCGCCATGGCCGCAGTCCTCAGCTTCTCGCTCTACAGGGTCCTGGTGAAGAGCCAGTGA
- the RHOT2 gene encoding mitochondrial Rho GTPase 2 isoform X4 → MRRDVRILLLGEAQVGKTSLILSLVGEEFPEEVPPRAEEITIPADVTPEKVPTHIVDYSEAEQTDEELREEIHKIRTKWIPLVNGGTTRGPRVPIILVGNKSDLRSGSSMEAVLPIMSQFPEIETCVECSAKNLRNISELFYYAQKAVLHPTAPLYDPEAKQLRPACAQALTRIFRLSDQDLDQALSDEELNAFQKSCFGHPLAPQALEDVKTVVCRNVAGGVWEDRLTLDGFLFLNTLFIQRGRHETTWTILRSFGYSDTLELTADYLFPPLHVPPGCSTELNHLGYQFVQRVFEKHDQDRDGALSPMELQSLFSVFPAAPWGPELLRTVRTEAGRLPLHGYLCQWTLVTYLDVRSCLGHLGYLGYPTLCDQDSQTRAITVTREKRLDQEKGQTLRSVLLCKVVGARGVGKSAFLQAFLGHGLGHQDTREQPPGYTIDTVQVNGQEKYLILCEVGTDDLATSLDAACDVACLMFDGSDPKSFAHCASVYKHHYMDGQTPCLFVSSKADLPEGGVPLGPSPAEFCRKHRLPAPVPFSCAGPAEPSTAIFTQLATMATFPHLVHAELHPSSFWLRGLLGVLGAAMAAVLSFSLYRVLVKSQ, encoded by the exons ATGAGGCGGGACGTGCGCATCCTGTTACTGGGCGAGG CCCAGGTGGGGAAGACGTCGCTGATCCTGTCCCTGGTGGGCGAGGAGTTCCCCGAGGAG GTCCCTCCCCGCGCGGAGGAGATCACGATCCCCGCGGACGTCACCCCGGAGAAGGTGCCCACTCACATCGTGGACTACTCAG AAGCCGAGCAGACGGACGAGGAGCTGCGGGAGGAGATCCACAAG ATTCGAACTAAGTGGATCCCACTGGTGAATGGGGGGACCACGCGGGGGCCCAG GGTGCCCATCATCCTAGTGGGCAACAAGTCAGACCTGCGGTCGGGGAGCTCCATGGAGGCCGTGCTCCCCATCATGAGCCAGTTTCCTGAGATTGAGACCTGCGTGGAG TGTTCAGCCAAGAACCTGAGGAACATCTCAGAGCTGTTCTACTATGCCCAGAAGGCTGTCCTGCACCCCACAGCCCCCCTCTATGACCCTGAGGCCAAGCAG TTGAGGCCCGCGTGCGCCCAGGCGCTGACACGCATCTTCAGGCTCTCAGATCAGGACCTGGACCAGGCGCTCAGTGACGAGGAGCTCAACGCCTTCCAG AAATCCTGCTTCGGGCACCCCCTGGCCCCGCAGGCCCTGGAGGACGTGAAGACGGTGGTGTGCAGGAACGTGGCGGGCGGCGTGTGGGAGGACCGGCTGACCCTGGATG GTTTCCTCTTCCTGAACACGCTCTTCATCCAGCGTGGCCGGCACGAGACCACATGGACCATCCTGCGGAGCTTCGGCTACAGCGACACACTGGAGCTGACGGCCGACTATCTCTTCCCTCC GCTCCACGTGCCCCCCGGCTGCAGCACTGAGCTCAACCACCTTGGCTACCAGTTTGTGCAGAGGGTGTTTGAGAAGCACGACCAG GACCGCGACGGCGCCCTCTCGCCCATGGAGCTGCAGAGCCTCTTCAGTGTGTTCCCAGCAGCCCCCTGGGGCCCCGAGCTCCTGCGCACAGTCCGCACGGAGGCCGGCCGGCTGCCCCTGCACGGATACCTCTGCCAGTGGAC CCTGGTAACCTACCTGGACGTCCGGAGCTGCCTCGGACACCTGGGCTACCTGGGCTACCCCACCCTCTGTGATCAGGACTCGCAGACTCGCGCCATCACAG TCACCCGTGAGAAGAGGCTGGACCAGGAGAAGGGACAGACGCTGCGGAGCGTTCTCCTATGCAAGGTGGTCGGGGCCCGTGGAGTGGGCAAATCTGCCTTCCTGCAGGCCTTCCTCGGCCACGGCCTGGGG CACCAGGACACGAGGGAGCAGCCTCCCGGGTACACCATCGACACGGTGCAGGTCAACGGACAGGAGAAGTACTTGATC ctgtgtgaggtgggCACAGATGATCTGGCCACGTCGCTGGACGCCGCCTGTGATGTTGCCTGCTTGATGTTTGATGGCAGTGACCCAAAGTCCTTTGCACATTGTGCCAGCGTCTACAAG CACCATTACATGGACGGGCAGACCCCCTGCCTCTTCGTCTCCTCCAAGGCTGACCTGCCCGAAGGTGGTGTGCCGCTTGGCCCATCGCCAGCCGAGTTTTGCCGCAAGCACCGGCTACCAGCTCCTGTGCCGTTCTCCTGTGCTGGCCCAGCCGAGCCCAGCACTGCCATCTTCACCCAGCTTGCCACCATGGCCACCTTCCC ACATTTGGTCCACGCAGAGCTGCATCCCTCTTCGTTCTGGCTCCGGGGCCTGCTGGGGGTTCTCGGGGCCGCCATGGCCGCAGTCCTCAGCTTCTCGCTCTACAGGGTCCTGGTGAAGAGCCAGTGA
- the RHOT2 gene encoding mitochondrial Rho GTPase 2 isoform X6 — protein sequence MRRDVRILLLGEAQVGKTSLILSLVGEEFPEEVPPRAEEITIPADVTPEKVPTHIVDYSEAEQTDEELREEIHKANVVCVVYDVSEEATIEKIRTKWIPLVNGGTTRGPRVPIILVGNKSDLRSGSSMEAVLPIMSQFPEIETCVECSAKNLRNISELFYYAQKAVLHPTAPLYDPEAKQKSCFGHPLAPQALEDVKTVVCRNVAGGVWEDRLTLDGFLFLNTLFIQRGRHETTWTILRSFGYSDTLELTADYLFPPLHVPPGCSTELNHLGYQFVQRVFEKHDQDRDGALSPMELQSLFSVFPAAPWGPELLRTVRTEAGRLPLHGYLCQWTLVTYLDVRSCLGHLGYLGYPTLCDQDSQTRAITVTREKRLDQEKGQTLRSVLLCKVVGARGVGKSAFLQAFLGHGLGHQDTREQPPGYTIDTVQVNGQEKYLILCEVGTDDLATSLDAACDVACLMFDGSDPKSFAHCASVYKHHYMDGQTPCLFVSSKADLPEGGVPLGPSPAEFCRKHRLPAPVPFSCAGPAEPSTAIFTQLATMATFPHLVHAELHPSSFWLRGLLGVLGAAMAAVLSFSLYRVLVKSQ from the exons ATGAGGCGGGACGTGCGCATCCTGTTACTGGGCGAGG CCCAGGTGGGGAAGACGTCGCTGATCCTGTCCCTGGTGGGCGAGGAGTTCCCCGAGGAG GTCCCTCCCCGCGCGGAGGAGATCACGATCCCCGCGGACGTCACCCCGGAGAAGGTGCCCACTCACATCGTGGACTACTCAG AAGCCGAGCAGACGGACGAGGAGCTGCGGGAGGAGATCCACAAG GCAAACGTGGTGTGCGTGGTGTACGACGTCTCTGAGGAGGCCACCATTGAGAAG ATTCGAACTAAGTGGATCCCACTGGTGAATGGGGGGACCACGCGGGGGCCCAG GGTGCCCATCATCCTAGTGGGCAACAAGTCAGACCTGCGGTCGGGGAGCTCCATGGAGGCCGTGCTCCCCATCATGAGCCAGTTTCCTGAGATTGAGACCTGCGTGGAG TGTTCAGCCAAGAACCTGAGGAACATCTCAGAGCTGTTCTACTATGCCCAGAAGGCTGTCCTGCACCCCACAGCCCCCCTCTATGACCCTGAGGCCAAGCAG AAATCCTGCTTCGGGCACCCCCTGGCCCCGCAGGCCCTGGAGGACGTGAAGACGGTGGTGTGCAGGAACGTGGCGGGCGGCGTGTGGGAGGACCGGCTGACCCTGGATG GTTTCCTCTTCCTGAACACGCTCTTCATCCAGCGTGGCCGGCACGAGACCACATGGACCATCCTGCGGAGCTTCGGCTACAGCGACACACTGGAGCTGACGGCCGACTATCTCTTCCCTCC GCTCCACGTGCCCCCCGGCTGCAGCACTGAGCTCAACCACCTTGGCTACCAGTTTGTGCAGAGGGTGTTTGAGAAGCACGACCAG GACCGCGACGGCGCCCTCTCGCCCATGGAGCTGCAGAGCCTCTTCAGTGTGTTCCCAGCAGCCCCCTGGGGCCCCGAGCTCCTGCGCACAGTCCGCACGGAGGCCGGCCGGCTGCCCCTGCACGGATACCTCTGCCAGTGGAC CCTGGTAACCTACCTGGACGTCCGGAGCTGCCTCGGACACCTGGGCTACCTGGGCTACCCCACCCTCTGTGATCAGGACTCGCAGACTCGCGCCATCACAG TCACCCGTGAGAAGAGGCTGGACCAGGAGAAGGGACAGACGCTGCGGAGCGTTCTCCTATGCAAGGTGGTCGGGGCCCGTGGAGTGGGCAAATCTGCCTTCCTGCAGGCCTTCCTCGGCCACGGCCTGGGG CACCAGGACACGAGGGAGCAGCCTCCCGGGTACACCATCGACACGGTGCAGGTCAACGGACAGGAGAAGTACTTGATC ctgtgtgaggtgggCACAGATGATCTGGCCACGTCGCTGGACGCCGCCTGTGATGTTGCCTGCTTGATGTTTGATGGCAGTGACCCAAAGTCCTTTGCACATTGTGCCAGCGTCTACAAG CACCATTACATGGACGGGCAGACCCCCTGCCTCTTCGTCTCCTCCAAGGCTGACCTGCCCGAAGGTGGTGTGCCGCTTGGCCCATCGCCAGCCGAGTTTTGCCGCAAGCACCGGCTACCAGCTCCTGTGCCGTTCTCCTGTGCTGGCCCAGCCGAGCCCAGCACTGCCATCTTCACCCAGCTTGCCACCATGGCCACCTTCCC ACATTTGGTCCACGCAGAGCTGCATCCCTCTTCGTTCTGGCTCCGGGGCCTGCTGGGGGTTCTCGGGGCCGCCATGGCCGCAGTCCTCAGCTTCTCGCTCTACAGGGTCCTGGTGAAGAGCCAGTGA
- the RHOT2 gene encoding mitochondrial Rho GTPase 2 isoform X2, with product MRRDVRILLLGEAQVGKTSLILSLVGEEFPEEVPPRAEEITIPADVTPEKVPTHIVDYSEAEQTDEELREEIHKANVVCVVYDVSEEATIEKIRTKWIPLVNGGTTRGPRVPIILVGNKSDLRSGSSMEAVLPIMSQFPEIETCVECSAKNLRNISELFYYAQKAVLHPTAPLYDPEAKQLRPACAQALTRIFRLSDQDLDQALSDEELNAFQKSCFGHPLAPQALEDVKTVVCRNVAGGVWEDRLTLDGFLFLNTLFIQRGRHETTWTILRSFGYSDTLELTADYLFPPLHVPPGCSTELNHLGYQFVQRVFEKHDQDRDGALSPMELQSLFSVFPAAPWGPELLRTVRTEAGRLPLHGYLCQWTLVTYLDVRSCLGHLGYLGYPTLCDQDSQTRAITVTREKRLDQEKGQTLRSVLLCKVVGARGVGKSAFLQAFLGHGLGHQDTREQPPGYTIDTVQVNGQEKYLILCEVGTDDLATSLDAACDVACLMFDGSDPKSFAHCASVYKHHYMDGQTPCLFVSSKADLPEGGVPLGPSPAEFCRKHRLPAPVPFSCAGPAEPSTAIFTQLATMATFPHLVHAELHPSSFWLRGLLGVLGAAMAAVLSFSLYRVLVKSQ from the exons ATGAGGCGGGACGTGCGCATCCTGTTACTGGGCGAGG CCCAGGTGGGGAAGACGTCGCTGATCCTGTCCCTGGTGGGCGAGGAGTTCCCCGAGGAG GTCCCTCCCCGCGCGGAGGAGATCACGATCCCCGCGGACGTCACCCCGGAGAAGGTGCCCACTCACATCGTGGACTACTCAG AAGCCGAGCAGACGGACGAGGAGCTGCGGGAGGAGATCCACAAG GCAAACGTGGTGTGCGTGGTGTACGACGTCTCTGAGGAGGCCACCATTGAGAAG ATTCGAACTAAGTGGATCCCACTGGTGAATGGGGGGACCACGCGGGGGCCCAG GGTGCCCATCATCCTAGTGGGCAACAAGTCAGACCTGCGGTCGGGGAGCTCCATGGAGGCCGTGCTCCCCATCATGAGCCAGTTTCCTGAGATTGAGACCTGCGTGGAG TGTTCAGCCAAGAACCTGAGGAACATCTCAGAGCTGTTCTACTATGCCCAGAAGGCTGTCCTGCACCCCACAGCCCCCCTCTATGACCCTGAGGCCAAGCAG TTGAGGCCCGCGTGCGCCCAGGCGCTGACACGCATCTTCAGGCTCTCAGATCAGGACCTGGACCAGGCGCTCAGTGACGAGGAGCTCAACGCCTTCCAG AAATCCTGCTTCGGGCACCCCCTGGCCCCGCAGGCCCTGGAGGACGTGAAGACGGTGGTGTGCAGGAACGTGGCGGGCGGCGTGTGGGAGGACCGGCTGACCCTGGATG GTTTCCTCTTCCTGAACACGCTCTTCATCCAGCGTGGCCGGCACGAGACCACATGGACCATCCTGCGGAGCTTCGGCTACAGCGACACACTGGAGCTGACGGCCGACTATCTCTTCCCTCC GCTCCACGTGCCCCCCGGCTGCAGCACTGAGCTCAACCACCTTGGCTACCAGTTTGTGCAGAGGGTGTTTGAGAAGCACGACCAG GACCGCGACGGCGCCCTCTCGCCCATGGAGCTGCAGAGCCTCTTCAGTGTGTTCCCAGCAGCCCCCTGGGGCCCCGAGCTCCTGCGCACAGTCCGCACGGAGGCCGGCCGGCTGCCCCTGCACGGATACCTCTGCCAGTGGAC CCTGGTAACCTACCTGGACGTCCGGAGCTGCCTCGGACACCTGGGCTACCTGGGCTACCCCACCCTCTGTGATCAGGACTCGCAGACTCGCGCCATCACAG TCACCCGTGAGAAGAGGCTGGACCAGGAGAAGGGACAGACGCTGCGGAGCGTTCTCCTATGCAAGGTGGTCGGGGCCCGTGGAGTGGGCAAATCTGCCTTCCTGCAGGCCTTCCTCGGCCACGGCCTGGGG CACCAGGACACGAGGGAGCAGCCTCCCGGGTACACCATCGACACGGTGCAGGTCAACGGACAGGAGAAGTACTTGATC ctgtgtgaggtgggCACAGATGATCTGGCCACGTCGCTGGACGCCGCCTGTGATGTTGCCTGCTTGATGTTTGATGGCAGTGACCCAAAGTCCTTTGCACATTGTGCCAGCGTCTACAAG CACCATTACATGGACGGGCAGACCCCCTGCCTCTTCGTCTCCTCCAAGGCTGACCTGCCCGAAGGTGGTGTGCCGCTTGGCCCATCGCCAGCCGAGTTTTGCCGCAAGCACCGGCTACCAGCTCCTGTGCCGTTCTCCTGTGCTGGCCCAGCCGAGCCCAGCACTGCCATCTTCACCCAGCTTGCCACCATGGCCACCTTCCC ACATTTGGTCCACGCAGAGCTGCATCCCTCTTCGTTCTGGCTCCGGGGCCTGCTGGGGGTTCTCGGGGCCGCCATGGCCGCAGTCCTCAGCTTCTCGCTCTACAGGGTCCTGGTGAAGAGCCAGTGA